The Candidatus Saccharibacteria bacterium sequence CGATGGTGAGTGATCCAAACAGCGGGCCAATACTGCACGATACGTTCAGAACATCTTCTACCCTAAAGCTAATCACATTCGATGTCCAAAAAAAGTCGCGTTTTATAATACTTATCTTCGTGCGGTCCACCACAATGTCATCTGGAAACAACTTTATCGGAAACACTGTGCGGGCGGCGCCAAGCACCTGGTGGTATCTTTTTATTGTCTTCTTCAATTTAGCTGCTGCATCGAGTTCTTTTTGCTTTTTTGTAGTATGCGGAAACCCATTTAAGAATCTCTCGGCCGAGGTAAATTGTATGTCTCTATTTAAAATATCTTTTACTTCGTGAAACGCTTTTGTTGCCACAACACCCATTTTTTTGCTCTGTTCCAGCAGCAAGTCGTAGGTGGACGGTTTTCCAGAAGACGGCTCGTTGGATAGATTGCTCATTTCATCAATCAACTCGTCATCTTTCATGGTGTACACGTCCTCCATTTAGATATTACTAGTATATAGCACGCCTGTCATCGCGTGCAATATACGCATAGAATGTACATTTTAAAAAATATCTTACGACTATTGTAAATATGACATTTCGACGCTGCTATTGCCTTAATAGGGCGCCGCGATCTACAATAAAGGTAATGCGTCATAAAGAAATCAACTCTCTTGCCGAAAACTATGCGGCACAATATAACCCCGAAAAGCTAACGCCGTTTCCCTACGAAAACGTCACAAAAGACCGGGGTGATCTTGATGTTGTCTATGTCGACCTCGACGATGATTCGGCGTCGGGCGTCATACTCTACGAAGAAAAGGACAACCGCTACAGTATTCTTATCAACTCAACAAAAAGCGTTAATAGGCAGCACTTTACCCTCGGCCACGAACTAGGCCACTATTTTCTCCACCAAGATATCCTTAAAACAAAAAAAGGCTTAGTAGACGGCGAGAAGACGCTCGACAATAGCAATATCCTCTACCGCCTCGACGATGCCGCCATGCAGACACAAATCGAAACCGAGGCAAACCACTTTGCCGCAGCGCTTATTATGCCCTCGCACCTTGTAGAGGAAGCATGGGACGTCCTTCATGATATCGAGGAGTGCGCAAGGTTGTTCAAGGTTTCAACGATCGCCATGAGTATTCGCCTTACCGAATTGGAGCTTGTCAGCTAATGAGCGCCGTTCAAAAAAACAACCCCGATGAAGCCTATTCGCAAAAGCTTCAAAAGTTTTACGATATCCTTGAAACGCCTCCTGCAACCAGTGGTCGTTATGTTGTCGCTGGAAGCACAAAAGCCCCAAAACGTTCAAATATTTCAGATGAATTGGCTCGCGAAAAAAAATTAAAAAACGATGACACCGAACAAGATATACGGCTCAAAAAACTGACTCTCGATCGCCTTTTTGTTTTCCTTGCGGGCGAAACCATAATAATTTTTGGATTTGCCTTTTGTCAGGCAACTCACCTTTTTAATTTCGCCCTAGAAGAGTGGAGCTTCAACCTTCTTACTTCTGTAACAATCGCCCAGATAACCGCTATGCTATTTGTCGCCGTTAACTATCTATTCCCCAAAAAGACGAAATAGCGTAAATGATGAATCACTCAGCTAAAGCGATTCGCCACTATTGTCCGTGAAGACTGAGCTGCGTCTTTATTAAACCGTCAACATCACTCCGCCAGTAAAAACCAAATTCCGTGCAGCGCGCGCTCGCACCTGTTCCGGTACACGATCCGTCATTATGATACCCATATTCCCCTACAGTTGGGGTTTTATTGTTTACCAGCGTAATAGCAGTCACCCCCGGAGGAATCATGAGACCATCTTTCATGCTCGGCAAATTAGCGGTGCGCCACGAACTCAGCGCCACGCCAATCGTACCGTTGTTAAACGGCGGATAAAAGCCATTGTCGATATAATATGCCTCTACAACCTGCGCAAATTGCCGCGCATCAGATGTCCGCTCACTGTCTTTAGCCTGGGCCTGAATGCCGTTATAGGCAACGATCGTAATCGCCGCTAAAATCGCAATAACAACAATCACAATCAACAGTTCAACAATTGTGAACCCTTGCTGCCGTTTATTGCTCATAATTCCGTAATCCACCCCTTACGCTATTGATGATGTTTTGATCTACTATAAAGTATCGATAGCAACGCGAGTTTGGTTTGTCGTGTCGCGCTCACGAATCGTCACCGAGTTATCCTCAAGACTGTCAAAGTCAACCACGACGCAGTATGGCGTGCCGATTTCGTCTTGGCGGCGGTAGCGCTTACCGATATTTCCGTTGTCATCCCACATGACATTTCCGTGCTTCTTTTTAAGAATTTGGTACACTTCACGGGCTTTTTCTACCAGCTCTGGCTTATTTTTCAGTAGTGGTGACACGGCGTATTTTACCGGTGCTAAATGCTCTGGAAACTTAAGAAACACGCGCTTCTCGCCGTTTACTTCGTCTTCGGTATATGCACTGGAAAGCACCGCCATAA is a genomic window containing:
- a CDS encoding type II secretion system protein — protein: MSNKRQQGFTIVELLIVIVVIAILAAITIVAYNGIQAQAKDSERTSDARQFAQVVEAYYIDNGFYPPFNNGTIGVALSSWRTANLPSMKDGLMIPPGVTAITLVNNKTPTVGEYGYHNDGSCTGTGASARCTEFGFYWRSDVDGLIKTQLSLHGQ
- a CDS encoding ImmA/IrrE family metallo-endopeptidase, with the translated sequence MRHKEINSLAENYAAQYNPEKLTPFPYENVTKDRGDLDVVYVDLDDDSASGVILYEEKDNRYSILINSTKSVNRQHFTLGHELGHYFLHQDILKTKKGLVDGEKTLDNSNILYRLDDAAMQTQIETEANHFAAALIMPSHLVEEAWDVLHDIEECARLFKVSTIAMSIRLTELELVS